In Deinococcus maricopensis DSM 21211, the sequence GTTCGTGCCGTTTGCCATCTTGTTTTTCGGCCTGAACGAACGCGCGGTGCTGTTCGTGGTGATTCTGGAAGGGTTCATTCCCGTGGCGCTGGCGGTGTCCGGCGCGCTCCTGAACGTCCCGCCCGCGTGGCGCGTCGCGGGCCGCACGCTCGGGTCGCGGGGCCTGCCGTTCACGCTGAACGTGATGGTGCCCGCCAGCCTCCCGCACATCGTGGGCGGCCTGCGCACCGCGTGGAGTTTCGCGTGGCGCGCGCTGGTCGGCGGGGAGCTGCTGACCGCCAACCCCGGCCTGGGGCAGCAGCTCGAAGTGGGCCGCAACACCGGCAGCGTCGCGCTGGTGCTCGCCACGATCATCATTATCGGCATCATCGGGGGCGTGTTCGACGCGGTCATCCGCGTGATCGAGGCGCGCATCCGCCGCAATTACGGCCTGGAGGTCATGGCATGAGCACGACCGCGCTGGAGGTGGCATGATGAGCCTCACCATGACCAGGCCCGAAGCGACCACCGCCGCGCGCGCTCAGGGTGCGCCCCTCACCTTGGACGGCGTGACGTACCGTTACGACGGGCGCGCAGGCGTCGGTCCGTTGGACGTGCAGGTGCGCGCGGGCGAGTTCGTGTGCGTGATCGGCCCGAGCGGCAGCGGCAAGAGCACCCTGCTGGCGCTACTCGCGGGGTTCCTGGCGCCCCAGTCCGGGCGGATCCTGCTCGGCAAGGGGGAGGTGCGCGGCCCGGACCCTCGCCTGACGCTGGTGCAGCAGGAGCACGCGCTGTTCCCGTGGCGGACGGTGCTGGGGAACGTGACGTTCGGCCTGGAGGCGCGGCGGGTGCCGCGGGCGGAGCGGGTGGCGCGCGCGCAGGCGGCGCTGGCGCTGGTGGGGTTGCCGGACGCCGGGAAACGCCGCGTGCACCAGCTGAGTGGCGGGCAGCGGCAGCGGGTGGCGCTCGCGCGGGCGTTGGCGGTGCAGCCGGAGCTGCTGCTGCTCGACGAGCCGTTCAGCGCGCTCGACGTGCAGACGCGCGAGACGCTGGGCGACGAGGTGCTGCGGTTGTGGCGTGAGGCGGGCTGCACGGTGGTGTTCGTCACGCACCACCTGGATGAGGCGTTGTCGCTCGGGCAGCGGGTGATTGCGCTGAAGGACGGTGAGGTGGCGCTTGACGCGCCCGCCGCGGACCTGACGCGCGAGGAGCTGGCGCGCGTGATCCGGCAGTAACGGCCGCACGCGTGGCCGGAGGGGGCGCGCCCCCTCCGGCCGTTGGTTATTCGGCGGCGTAGGCTTCGCGGGCGAGGTGTACGAGGCGTTCGGCGCCGCCGACCTCGCCGCGCAGGTCGAGGTGGTCCACGAGGGCGGAGGCGTCCACGGCAGGGTTCGCGCACGCGCGCCATAGGGCGTAGCACACGACGCTCACGCCGGGCCGCAGGCCGCCCACGTCTGCCCAGGTGTCCGGCACCTGCGGAAGGAGGCGCAGGCCGAACGCCTCGACCTGCGGGCTGGTGCGGCGGAGTTCCTTGAGGAGCTGCCCGGCGCTGTGCACGCCGACGAGTTGCAGGACTTCCGCGAGGCGCTGTGGGCGTTCCTCGTCGAGGACGTTCGTGAGGAGCGGCACGCCGAGGCCCGCAGCGAGGCGTTCGTCATGCGTGCGGATGTCGGCGCGCGGGAGGAGGTACGACATGCTGGCCGCGTCGATGAAGACGTCGTCGGGTTCCTGCGCGATGCGGTCCGGCAGTTGCGCGGCGTAGTCGCGGACGAGCCGGTCGATGGCCATGAATTCCTCGTCGGCGACTTCGAGGAGGCCGGCGAGGCGGGAGAAGCGGCGGCGGATCTCGCGGGGGACGGCGCCGGCGGATTTGTAGCCGAGGTCGTGTTCGATTTCCGCCCAGGCGTGCTGAAGGATGCTGCGGATCTGCACTTCGAAGTGCGCGCCGCTCATGGGGCCGAGCATGGTTTCGCCGCGCGCGCCGAACCGCAGGACGTAGTGCACGCCCATGTACCCGAAGCGGTCCGGGTCGAGCAGTTTGCTTTTGTCGGCGCTGTGGTCCCAGTCGACGTCGAAGGTGCTTTCGAGCAGGCGGGAGACCTGCCACACGTCCCGCTCGAAGTACGTGATGACGCGCACGCCGACGATGTCGGTGACGTCGGCGAGGGTGCGGTACCGTCCGGGTTTGCGGCGGAGTTTGTCGAGGAGGCTGTCAGGGCGTTTGAGGCGTCCGGTGACGTGGTGGATGTTCAGGCCGGCCTGCCGCAGTTGCGCTTCGATGTCGGCGACGGCGACGTCGCGCAGGCGTTCGAACCGGGGGCGGACGGCGTGGTAGGCCTCGAGGACGCGGGACGTCATGGGTGAGGTTCATGATAAGCGTGTGGCGCGGCGGGGTCCTGCGGCGTTTCTTTGGATTTGTCTACGGCGCGTGGCGCGCGGCGCGGCGCGTGCGCTATGATGGGCGTTAACGTGCTTCGGCACGTTCCATAGCGAAGCGCCCGAGGGAACTGGCCCAGGGACGGCGCGGCAACCGGCCCTCATCGCGGCAACGGTGCTTCAAGCCAGCCCGCCTGCAAGGGGTCAACGATGACCGGGGACGGGACCGATGGAACGCCGGGGCAGCATTCGTGCTGTACGTCTTTTTGCGCGCGGGCCATCCCTGGCCCGCGTGACTGTTGTAGGTGCACAGTGACGCAACGCAACGACCGAACGCAAGAGTTACTCAGCATTGCGCGCGAGCGCATTTTGATTCTGGATGGCGGCTGGGGCACGATGCTTCAGCGCCGTGGCCTCACGGAGGCCGATTACCGCCGCGCGGAGTTCGCGTGGGACGTGCAGTACAAGGGCAACCATGACGTGCTGCAGCTGACGCGCCCGGACGTGATCCGGGAGATTCACCGCCTGTACTTCGAGGCGGGCGCGGACATCACGAGCACGAACACCTTCAGCAGCACAAGTATCGCGCAGGCGGATTACGGCCTGGCGCACCTCGCGCGGGCACTGAACGTGGCGGGCGCGCGCCTCGCGCGGGAGGTCGCCGATGAGCTGACCGCTCAGGATGGGAAGCCGCGGTTCGTGGCGGGGTCGGTGGGGCCGACGAACCGCACGGCGACGCTCAGCCCGGACGTGGAACGCCCGGAGTTCCGCGCGGTCACGTTCGACGACCTGGCGGCGGCGTACGAGGAGGCCGTGGAGGGCCTGCTGGAGGGCGGCGCGGACCTGATCCTGATCGAAACGGTGTTCGATACCCTGAACGCGAAGGCGGCGCTGTTCGCGTGTGAGGCGGTGTTCGAGCGGCTGGGGCGGCGCGCGCCCGTGATGCTGTCGGGGACGATCACGGACGCGTCGGGCCGCACACTGAGCGGGCAGACGCCCGAGGCGTTCACGGTGAGCACGGAGCACGCGCCGCTGTTCTCGCTGGGGCTGAACTGCGCGCTCGGCGCGGACCTGCTCCGCCCGCACCTGCGCGCCCTGGCGCGCAGCACGGACGTCCTCGTGAGCGTGCACCCGAACGCGGGGTTACCGAACGCGTTCGGGGAGTACGACGAGACGCCGGAGCACACCGCGGGCGTCCTGCGCGAGTTCGCGGAGGACGGCCTCGTGAACATCGTGGGCGGCTGTTGTGGGACGACGCCGGAGCACATCCGCGCGATTGCGAAGGCGGTGCGGGACGTGAAGCCGCGCGTGGCGGCCCCTCTCCCCCGTCAATTGCGCCTGTCGGGCCTAGAGGCGTTCACCGTGACGCCCGAGGTGAACTTCGTGAACGTCGGGGAGCGCACGAACGTCACCGGCAGCCCGAAGTTCTCGCGGGCGATTCTGGAAGGCGATTTCGACGCGGGCCTGAAGATCGCGCGGCAGCAGGTGGTGAGCGGCGCGCAGGTCATCGACATCAACTTCGATGAGGGCCTGCTGGACGGCGAGGCCGCGATGGTCCGCTTCCTGAACCTGCTCGCGGGCGAACCGGATATCGCGCGCGTACCGATCATGCTGGATTCCAGCCGCTGGAGCGTGCTGGAGGCGGGCCTGAAGCGCATTCAGGGCAAGGGCATCGTGAACAGCCTGTCGCTGAAGGAGGGCGAGGCGGCGTTCCTGGCGCAGGCGCGCACCATACGCCGCTACGGCGCGGCCGTGGTGGTCATGGCGTTCGACGAGCAGGGGCAGGCGGACACGCTGGAGCGCCGCACCGAAATCTGCGCGCGCGCGTACCGCCTGCTGACCCAGCAGGCGGGGTTCGCGGGGCACGACATCATCTTCGACCCGAACGTCCTGACGGTCGCGACGGGTCTGCCCGAGCATGACCGCTACGCCCTGGACTTCATCGAGGCGACGCGCTGGATCAAGGCGAACCTGCCGGGCGCGCTGGTGTCCGGCGGCATCAGCAACGTGTCGTTCAGCTTCCGTGGGAACAACGCGGTGCGCGAGGCGATGCACGCGGTGTTCCTGTACCACGCGATTCGCGCGGGCCTCGACATGGGCATCGTGAACGCCGGGATGCTCGCCGTGTACGACGACCTCGACCCGGAACTGCGCGAGCACGTGGAGGACGTGATCCTCGCGCGGCGCGCGGACGCCACCGAACGCCTGATCGAGCTCGCGGAGCGCTTCAAGGGGGAGAAGCGCTCCGCGAGCAGCAACGCCGCCTCGTGGCGGGACCTGCCGGTGCGCGAGCGCCTGTCGCACGCGCTCGTGCAGGGCATCAGCGACTTTGTGGAGGTGGACGCCGAGGAGGCGTACCAGCTGCTCGGGTCGCCGCTCGCCGTGATCGAAGGGCCCCTGATGGACGGCATGAACGTCGTCGGGGATCTGTTCGGTGCCGGGAAGATGTTCCTTCCGCAGGTCGTGAAGAGCGCGCGCGTCATGAAGCGCGCCGTCGCGCACCTCACGCCGTACCTGGAGGCGGAGAAGGCGAGCGGCAGCAGCAAGGGCCGCGTGGTCATGGCGACCGTAAAGGGCGACGTGCACGACATCGGCAAGAACATCGTGGGCGTCGTGCTCGCCTGCAACGGCTTCGAGGTGACGGACCTGGGCGTGATGGTGTCCGGCGAGCGCATCCTCGACGAGGCGGCGCGCCTGAACGCGGACGTGATCGGCCTGTCCGGCCTGATCACGCCCAGCCTGGACGAGATGGTGAACGTCGCGCGCGAGATGGAACGCCGCGGCCTGAACACGCCCGTCCTGATCGGCGGGGCGACCACCAGCCGCGCGCACACCGCCGTGCGAATCGCCCCGGCGTACAGCGGCCCGGTCGCGCACGTGCTGGACGCCAGCCGCGCCGTGACCGTCGTGCAGGACCTGCTGGGCGACCCGGACGGCTTCAAGGTCCGCGCGGACGCGGAACACGAGCGGCAGCGCGCGCGCCACGCGGACCGCACCGTGCGGCTCACGCCGCTGGACGCCGCGCGCGCGAACGCCCTGAAGCTCACGGCCCCGGCGCAGCCCTCACCGCGCGAACCGGGCCGGCAGGTGATCGAGCAGCCCCTCGGGGAGCTGCGCGCGTTTATCGACTGGACGCCGTTCTTCATCGCGTGGGAATTGCCGGGCGTGTACCCGAAGATCCTCGACGACCCGCGCGTCGGCGCGGAAGCCCGCCAGCTCCTCGCCGACGCGAACGCGCTCCTCGACCGCGCGGAACGCGAGGGGCTGCTCACCGCGCAGGGCGTCATTCGCCTCGCGCCTGCCACGCGTGACGGCGACGACATCCTCCTCGCGGACGGCACGGTGCTGCACACGATCCGGCAGCAGCGGGAGCAGCAGGGCCCGAACGTCGCCCTGTCGGACTTCGTCGCGGACGGCGGCGACCACGTCGGCCTGTTCGCCGTCACCATCCACGGCGCGGAAGCGCTCGCCGTGCAGTTCGAAGAGGCGCACGACGACTACAACGCCATCCTCACGAAGGCCGTCGCGGACCGCCTCGCGGAAGCGTTCGCGGAGAAACTCCACCGGGACGTCCGGACCCGCCACTGGGGGTACGCGGCCGACGAGCAGCTCGACCATGCCGCCCTGATCCGCGAGAAGTACGTCGGCATCCGCCCCGCACCCGGCTACCCGGCGCAGCCCGACCACACCGAGAAGCGCACGATCTTCGCGCAGCTGCGCGCCGAGGAGATCGGCCTGACCCTCACGGACAGCTGCGCGATGCTGCCCGCCGCAAGCGTGTCTGGGCTGTACTTCGCGCACCCGCAGAGCGCGTACTTCGCGGTGGGGCGCATCGGCGAGGACCAGGTGCGGGACTACGCGCGCCGCAAGGGCTGGACGCAGGCGGAAGCGGAGCGGTGGCTCGCGCCGATCCTCGCGTACACGCCGGCGCTCACCGGGGGGGTGCGCTGATGCGCGTCAGCGTGGAACTTGTCCCGCGGGACGCGGCGTCGCTCGCGGAGGAGCTCGCGCAGGTGCGCGCGCACCTGCCGGGCGTGAACACCATCAACATCCCGGACCTGTCGCGCTTCCCGCTGCGCTCCTGGGAGGGCTGCGCGCACGCGAAGGGGTGCTTTGGGGATTCTGGCCTGCAGCACGTCATCCCGCACGTGCGCGCCATCGACGTGAACCCGAACCGTCCGCTCGCCATCGCGGCGTACCTCGCGGAGCACGGCATCGACGAGGTGCTGGTCGTCACGGGGGACGCGCCCGCCGACATGAGCCGCCCGATCTACAACAACGACGCGCTCGGCGTGATCCGCAAGTTCCGTGAGGAGTTGCCGCACGTGCGGGTGTACGCGGGTCTGGACCCGTACCGTCAGGGGTTCACGCGCGAACGGGAGTACGCGCAGCGCAAGCTGGACGCGGGCGCGTGCGGGTTCTTCACGCAGCCGTTCTTCGACGTGCGCCTGATGGACGTGTACGCGGACCTGATGGACGGCGTGGACGTGTTCTGGGGCGTCACGACCGTCACGAGCACCCGGAGCCTGCGGTACTGGGAGACGCGCAACCACGCGGTATTCCCGCGTGGGTTCCAGCCGACGATGGACTGGAACCGGCAGCTCGCGCGCGACGCGTTCGCCTTCGCGCGCGAGCGGGGCGCGCACATCTACTTCATGCCGGTCCGCGCGGACGTGCGCGCGTACCTTGAGGGGATCGTGTGACCTGGGGCGACAGGTCAGGCGTGTGATCTATCCGACATACCTCCTTTGACGGACGCCGAAGGGCGCGCGCGCAGCGCATGCTGCTCGCATGAGAGTCGAGCTTCGTGAAGTGCGCGCCGCCGCCGTTCAAGCCCTGCAGTTCCCGCCGTCCGCGTTCGGCCTTCAACCCGACGCGGACGGCTGGGTGGACCTGAACGCGCTGCTGCTTGCCCTCGCGGGCTCGCGCCCCTCGTGGGCGCGGCTGAGCGCACGTGAACTGCGCCTCGCCGACGAGCAGGCCGACGTCAGCGGCCTGGAGTTCACGGTGCCGCACGGCGCGGGCGGGTTCGTGCGCTCCCGCCTGAATGCGCACGGGCAGGTGCGCGGCCTCAGCCTGCGCGGGCAGGGCCTCCCGGCGTGGCTGTACTGCGCACTCGACGTGGACGACGCCGTGCGCGCCGTCCGCGCCGGGCTGCTCGGGGACGGCGGGGTGACGCTGCAGGACGAACCGGCCGCGTGCGTCGGAGGCGCGCTGGTGCTCGCGGTGCATACGCGCAGCGCGGCAGAGCGGGGCGTGGGGTTCCGCGCGCGCGGCACGGGCCGCTGGTGGGCGCCGCGCATCCCACGCGAGCATCTGATGGTGTACACCAGCCGCCAATGAACCCAGCAGCAGAGCGGCGCACCTCACGCGGGTGCGCCGCTCTGCTGCATTTACATCATTTACATCATTTACATCGCGCTGGGCACCTGAATGCCGAGCAGGTCGAGGGTCTCCTCGAAGGTCGCGCGGAGTTTACGCACGAGCGCAAGTCTCGCTTCACGCTGCCCGGCGGGACTCGCGAGGACGTTCGTGGCCGCTTTGCCTTCGGGCGTTTTCGCGTTGTACCAGCTGTTGAACGCACCGGCGAGGTCCAGCGCGTACGCGGCGACGACGTGCGGGCTGTGCACGCGCACGGCAGTCCCGATAACCTCCGGGAGGCGCATGACGGTCTTCGCGAGCGTCAGGTCGAGGTCCGTGAGTTGCGCCCAGTCGGCGCCCGCGCCGTCGCTGACGTACCCTTCGGCCGCAGCCTTCTTGAGGATGTTCCCGGCGCGCACGGCGGCGTACTGCACGTACGGCGCCGTGTCGCCCTGGAGGGTGAGGGCCTGCTCCCAGCGGAAGTCGATCTGGCGGGTGGGTTCGTTGCGCATCATCGCGAAGCGCAGCGCGCCCAGGCCGATGCGGCGCGCGATCTCCTGCGCCTCGTCGGCGGAGACCGTTTCGCGGCTGCTCTGGCCTTCCTTCTCGACGAACAGCGCCCGCGCCCGCTGCGTCGCTTCGTCCATGACGGCGTCCGCGCTGACGGCGCCGCCCTTGCGTCCGGAGATGGTCTGCCCCTCGAAGGTCACGAACGCGTAGCTGAGGTGAATGCTGCGCGCCTCCTCGTCCGGGTGCCCGGCCACGCCCAGGGACGCCTTCACGACGCGTTGGGGGTGCTCCTGGCGGGAGTCGATGACGTTGATGACTTCATAGGCGTGCGCGAAGCGGCGCTCGCCGTCCACCTCGCCGTCGGGCGCGCTCGTCCACACCGTCTTCCCTTCCGGGTCGGTGGTGAAGGGCTTGAACTTCATGCCTTCGAACAGGCCGAACTTCCAGAACTGGTACCCGATGTCCTTCGCGGCGTACATGGCGGTGCCGTCCGAGCGGACCAGCACGACGTTGCTCTCCTCCAGGCCCGGCATGAACGCCGCGACGTTCATGACGAACGCCCCGGCGTACTTCCCGTCGGTGGGGTGGCTGGTGTAGCTGCTGCCCTGCAGGATGTTCATGGCCTTGCTCAGGAAGCCGCTGCCGACCACGTCGGATTCCCAGTTGAGCAGGTCGTAGCGCGCGCCGAGGCGGTGGCAGGTGTCGAGGTGCGCGAGGACGATACGTTCCACTTCGCCGCGCAGTTCGCCCGCCTCGAGGCGGTGCATGATGGCGCTGATGCCGGGCTCCAGGTCCGCTTTCTGCGGGTCGGCGTTGAGCCGCACGTACCCTTCGCCCATCCAGTGGTCGTACTTCTGCTGCCCGTCCCACACGCGGCCGTAATGGTCGCGCGCAAACAGGCTCTCGGCTGCCTGACGGCCGGTGTCGTCAATGTAGTTCTGCACCTCGACGGGGTAGCCGGCCGCGCGGAAGATGCGCGCCATGCTGTCCCCGAGGACGACGTTGCGGACGTGCCCGACGTGCAGTTCCTTGTTGGGGTTGACGGACGTGTGCTCAATGACGATCTTCCCGCTTTGCGCCTCGGGCGTCGCGGTGTCCTCCACGATGCTGCGCACGAACGTGCCGACGTCCACGAAGAAGTTCAGGTACGGGCCCATCGCTTCGGCGCGGGCGATGCCGCTCGGCAGTTCGATGGTGCTCGCGAGCTGCGCCGCGAACGCGGCGGGGTTGCCGCGCAGGCTCTTGGCGAGCAGGAACGCGGCGGGCGTGCCGTAGTCGCCGGGCTTGCCGGGCGGCGTCTCCTGAATGACCGCCTCGATGTCCGCGCCGAGGGTCCGGGCTGCGGCTTCCACTGCTGCTTTGAGTTGCGCCTTCACGTCCATAAGGCCAGAGTTTAGCACTGCGTGAAGGGCGGCTCCCGCTGCGCTTCACGGTCTGCTGGGCGCGTCATCACGGACGCGTCAGCTTCAGCGGGCACAGTGGGAAGCATGAAGAAGCTTCTCGGTCTGGTTGGCGTCGGTGTGGTCCTGGCAAGTTGCGGGGTGTCTTCGGATGGCCGCTCCGCGATTTTCGCACCGGAGTTGCGTACGGAGTTCTACGACCTGACCACGAAAACGTACGTGTCATGCGCGAACCTGAACCAGCAGAGCGTGCCGACGCAGGGCGGCGTGTCCGTGGGCGCGACCGGGGCGCTGGCGCGCATTCACGTGCAGCTCAAAGGCCAGACGACCACGGCGTACGATCAGAATTACGTGGCGGACTTCTCGCAGAGCGCGGGCACCCTGGAGAAGAACGGGGACCGGTACGTGTTCGTGTTCGACGCGCCCAACCGCACCGAAGCGGACTTCCTGCCGCAGAGTGTCGGGGCGCAGGGCATCATCGTCAACCCGGCGAAACGCACCATCAAGAACGTGGCTGCGTCGGACCGCGTGGGCAACGGCCAGGGCGGCTTCTACGCGCAGCTGACCGGGTACTCCGACACGGGCGCGTCCACGCCGGCGATCACGAGCCAGGCAGTGCCGGTGTACGCGAACTGCCAGCTGATCAACGACACGGGCAAACCGGTGTTCTGAACGGCGCACAAGGAGGCCACGCCTGCTCAGGCGTGGCCTCCTTCCTTGCCGGCTTCAGGGGATCCAGAGGAACGCGACGCAGCCGGCGAGGATGCCGAGCAGGGTCCCGACGAGCACTTCGAGGTACGTGTGGCCGAGCAGGACGCGCAGCGGCGTGGGCGCGAAACCTTCGCGGACGACGGCGCGGAGTTCCTCGACGAGTTCGTTGAGGAGCCGCGCCTGCTGGCCGCTCGCATGGCGCACGCCGGTGGCGTCGTACATGACGATCAGGCTGAAGGTGACGCACGCGGCGAACAGGGGGCTTTCGGTGCCCTGTGTGATGCCGATGCCGGTGCTGAGGGCGGCGACCATGGCGCTGTGGCTGCTGGGCATGCCGCCCGTTTCGAGGAACTTCTCGGGGCGCCAGCGGCGCTCCAGCAGCAGGATCAGCAGGACCTTCACGACCTGCGCGAGCGTGCTGGAAAGCACGGCGGTCCACAGCCAGCGGTTGTTGAGGGCGTCGAGCAGATTCATGGGTGGGCGTGGTGGTGCGCGGCGGTGACGGTGTTCATGAG encodes:
- the metH gene encoding methionine synthase; translated protein: MTQRNDRTQELLSIARERILILDGGWGTMLQRRGLTEADYRRAEFAWDVQYKGNHDVLQLTRPDVIREIHRLYFEAGADITSTNTFSSTSIAQADYGLAHLARALNVAGARLAREVADELTAQDGKPRFVAGSVGPTNRTATLSPDVERPEFRAVTFDDLAAAYEEAVEGLLEGGADLILIETVFDTLNAKAALFACEAVFERLGRRAPVMLSGTITDASGRTLSGQTPEAFTVSTEHAPLFSLGLNCALGADLLRPHLRALARSTDVLVSVHPNAGLPNAFGEYDETPEHTAGVLREFAEDGLVNIVGGCCGTTPEHIRAIAKAVRDVKPRVAAPLPRQLRLSGLEAFTVTPEVNFVNVGERTNVTGSPKFSRAILEGDFDAGLKIARQQVVSGAQVIDINFDEGLLDGEAAMVRFLNLLAGEPDIARVPIMLDSSRWSVLEAGLKRIQGKGIVNSLSLKEGEAAFLAQARTIRRYGAAVVVMAFDEQGQADTLERRTEICARAYRLLTQQAGFAGHDIIFDPNVLTVATGLPEHDRYALDFIEATRWIKANLPGALVSGGISNVSFSFRGNNAVREAMHAVFLYHAIRAGLDMGIVNAGMLAVYDDLDPELREHVEDVILARRADATERLIELAERFKGEKRSASSNAASWRDLPVRERLSHALVQGISDFVEVDAEEAYQLLGSPLAVIEGPLMDGMNVVGDLFGAGKMFLPQVVKSARVMKRAVAHLTPYLEAEKASGSSKGRVVMATVKGDVHDIGKNIVGVVLACNGFEVTDLGVMVSGERILDEAARLNADVIGLSGLITPSLDEMVNVAREMERRGLNTPVLIGGATTSRAHTAVRIAPAYSGPVAHVLDASRAVTVVQDLLGDPDGFKVRADAEHERQRARHADRTVRLTPLDAARANALKLTAPAQPSPREPGRQVIEQPLGELRAFIDWTPFFIAWELPGVYPKILDDPRVGAEARQLLADANALLDRAEREGLLTAQGVIRLAPATRDGDDILLADGTVLHTIRQQREQQGPNVALSDFVADGGDHVGLFAVTIHGAEALAVQFEEAHDDYNAILTKAVADRLAEAFAEKLHRDVRTRHWGYAADEQLDHAALIREKYVGIRPAPGYPAQPDHTEKRTIFAQLRAEEIGLTLTDSCAMLPAASVSGLYFAHPQSAYFAVGRIGEDQVRDYARRKGWTQAEAERWLAPILAYTPALTGGVR
- a CDS encoding divergent PAP2 family protein, with product MNLLDALNNRWLWTAVLSSTLAQVVKVLLILLLERRWRPEKFLETGGMPSSHSAMVAALSTGIGITQGTESPLFAACVTFSLIVMYDATGVRHASGQQARLLNELVEELRAVVREGFAPTPLRVLLGHTYLEVLVGTLLGILAGCVAFLWIP
- a CDS encoding GTP pyrophosphokinase, with the translated sequence MTSRVLEAYHAVRPRFERLRDVAVADIEAQLRQAGLNIHHVTGRLKRPDSLLDKLRRKPGRYRTLADVTDIVGVRVITYFERDVWQVSRLLESTFDVDWDHSADKSKLLDPDRFGYMGVHYVLRFGARGETMLGPMSGAHFEVQIRSILQHAWAEIEHDLGYKSAGAVPREIRRRFSRLAGLLEVADEEFMAIDRLVRDYAAQLPDRIAQEPDDVFIDAASMSYLLPRADIRTHDERLAAGLGVPLLTNVLDEERPQRLAEVLQLVGVHSAGQLLKELRRTSPQVEAFGLRLLPQVPDTWADVGGLRPGVSVVCYALWRACANPAVDASALVDHLDLRGEVGGAERLVHLAREAYAAE
- a CDS encoding ABC transporter ATP-binding protein gives rise to the protein MSLTMTRPEATTAARAQGAPLTLDGVTYRYDGRAGVGPLDVQVRAGEFVCVIGPSGSGKSTLLALLAGFLAPQSGRILLGKGEVRGPDPRLTLVQQEHALFPWRTVLGNVTFGLEARRVPRAERVARAQAALALVGLPDAGKRRVHQLSGGQRQRVALARALAVQPELLLLDEPFSALDVQTRETLGDEVLRLWREAGCTVVFVTHHLDEALSLGQRVIALKDGEVALDAPAADLTREELARVIRQ
- a CDS encoding ABC transporter permease, whose product is MTTVLPATPARPKRGRALLWQALGLLLILVAWYVATDVLKLYPPYVFPSPKAVWQEISYGLWGSGPQDGKLLLSIGNSLRRVAIGYAVAVALGLGVGLLLATWRGLRDTVGAYLTGIQSVPSIAFVPFAILFFGLNERAVLFVVILEGFIPVALAVSGALLNVPPAWRVAGRTLGSRGLPFTLNVMVPASLPHIVGGLRTAWSFAWRALVGGELLTANPGLGQQLEVGRNTGSVALVLATIIIIGIIGGVFDAVIRVIEARIRRNYGLEVMA
- a CDS encoding arginine--tRNA ligase, whose amino-acid sequence is MDVKAQLKAAVEAAARTLGADIEAVIQETPPGKPGDYGTPAAFLLAKSLRGNPAAFAAQLASTIELPSGIARAEAMGPYLNFFVDVGTFVRSIVEDTATPEAQSGKIVIEHTSVNPNKELHVGHVRNVVLGDSMARIFRAAGYPVEVQNYIDDTGRQAAESLFARDHYGRVWDGQQKYDHWMGEGYVRLNADPQKADLEPGISAIMHRLEAGELRGEVERIVLAHLDTCHRLGARYDLLNWESDVVGSGFLSKAMNILQGSSYTSHPTDGKYAGAFVMNVAAFMPGLEESNVVLVRSDGTAMYAAKDIGYQFWKFGLFEGMKFKPFTTDPEGKTVWTSAPDGEVDGERRFAHAYEVINVIDSRQEHPQRVVKASLGVAGHPDEEARSIHLSYAFVTFEGQTISGRKGGAVSADAVMDEATQRARALFVEKEGQSSRETVSADEAQEIARRIGLGALRFAMMRNEPTRQIDFRWEQALTLQGDTAPYVQYAAVRAGNILKKAAAEGYVSDGAGADWAQLTDLDLTLAKTVMRLPEVIGTAVRVHSPHVVAAYALDLAGAFNSWYNAKTPEGKAATNVLASPAGQREARLALVRKLRATFEETLDLLGIQVPSAM
- a CDS encoding methylenetetrahydrofolate reductase translates to MRVSVELVPRDAASLAEELAQVRAHLPGVNTINIPDLSRFPLRSWEGCAHAKGCFGDSGLQHVIPHVRAIDVNPNRPLAIAAYLAEHGIDEVLVVTGDAPADMSRPIYNNDALGVIRKFREELPHVRVYAGLDPYRQGFTREREYAQRKLDAGACGFFTQPFFDVRLMDVYADLMDGVDVFWGVTTVTSTRSLRYWETRNHAVFPRGFQPTMDWNRQLARDAFAFARERGAHIYFMPVRADVRAYLEGIV